The sequence AACACACCGGGTCACGAATTGGGTCTGCGGCCATAGCCACATCCTCTTTCGTGGTGAACCGGCAAGGCACACCCGACTCTGGCAGGGCATAGATTTTCACCGGGTCAATAACCTGGCGAATTGTCCATGATTCAGCCGAGAGCTTGGCCGTCCCTTTCCAGGTATTGATGTCCACAACCAAGATGGGTGAGTTCGGCGCGGAGGTCATGACAAGAAGACTGGAAGAGCCGACCACATCAGGAACAGCCGGTTTAACCGGAATGCTCAAACGACCACCTGACGCACCGAAATCATGTTGGCTCATGATCCCCATTGTCTGGCCCGGCTCGATACGCACCCCATTCACCACCAGCGGCACTTTCGCATCAGAACGGAGGGTCGCAAACACGTCGTATGAACCTGTCACGACAGCACCATCACTGAGCGTCAGCGGCTTGGTCTCGATGATCCGCTTGCCATCTGCATGAACAAATTCATGAGTGACAGCGGGGACCATAACCTTGCCATCCATCCCATCCGCCAGCATCACCTGACGCGGTTTGTACTCGAAGCCAACCGCCTTTTGAACCGCGTTGCCTTGTGCGTCCTCACCGGAAACAGTCAGCGTGTAAGATTCCCCTTCCTTCAAAGACGGGAACATTACCGGGTACTCAAGGCGGAATCGACCTTTCGACTCCTCACGCCAAGACAACTGCACCTTGTCATCGGCTGGGCCTCCGACGAGGGCAATAGAGGTCAGCTTAGGACTCGGGTCGGCAGTATCAGTCAAGGTGATTACAACATCATCCAAAGACTGGATTGGTGCTCCATCACTGATCGATACGGTTAGTGTCGGCGCTGAATTATCTATGCTCATAGCATATTGGGAGCCAGTGAATACCTGCTTAACCTCATTACCGAAAGCATCTTTAGCTACGAGAGATATGCCGGTATATGTGCCCTCTGACAGATTCTCAGCAGAAAATGTGAAAAACCAATCATTTGTGCTACTACGAAGAACTTCAGTACGAGACAACGGACGTTCTTCGCCAGTCGAGGTTATCGCAGACGCACTTGAGTTGTTAGAAATAACCCACTGGTTAACACCCCAACCGTCAAATGAATCAGGCTCACGGAAATGAGCTTTAAAAATCCGCCCATTTCGTTCTAACCCAGCAATTTCAGGAGGGTTAAGGTCATAGCAGAACGTTGCCCCAATCCGATCAGACGGAAGTTCAGGCTTCCCTTCCGGTCGAGACCAATATCCAGGCCATGAACATGAGCGCCCACTGAACGATATATCCGTATCCACTTCTGCATAAGAAGCATTTGCCGGAATTTTAGTAGTAGGCAACCAAGATCCCCATAACTCCTGAGCGTAAGGTCTCGGCTCAACATGAAATCTCAGTTTTTTATAATGGTTAACTGAGCTCATATTAATGGTTTCACCGCGGACCCACTGACCATCATCCCTAAGATATTCAACATACTTACCGATGGGAGCCAAGCTAACCGATGGATCAGCTTTCACACTGACGGATGTATTACCAAGAGAGTTCATAACCCAGTCGTAAATAATAAACGACTTAGTTTTTGTCCCATGTTGCTGGAATACATCAGCTTGCGTCTGCCGATAATCATATGTACCGTCTTCGGCAATGATATTGCCTTCAATACAGTTTTTATAATCACACCAGTTACCGCTTTGAGCACCGTAAGGTGAAGAAGGATAGGAGTTTGTTTTGGGTATCCGGTAGAGCACCCTGTAGGTATCGGAATAAATGGTCATTCCGTTCTGATAAGGCGCAAAACCTGATAGGGCCTGACCATTAACCTTAAAAGTTGAGGCCTGCGGGTTCTTAGGGTCATACACTGCTACTGGCTCAGGATTCTCTCCAGACTTTGCACCTACTGAATCCCAAGCAATAGGATAGGCTATTGACCCTTTGTTCCCTGCTTTATCCAGGGCCTCGAAATGAAGCGTATATAGATCCTCCCCATTAGGGAACACAGTGCTCCAGTTCAACAACTGGCCTTGGCCGTTGGCGTAATTAACCGAGACAACAGGACTCCTCTTGCCTTTGCTATCTACAGCATACGCCTGTATAGAGGAAACCGAAGAACCGGCATCAGATGCAGACACATCTATACCTGAAAATCGGTTAGGACCTCGCAGTAGCGTTCCATCAGAAAGCGCCCGGTTCCATTCCCCTTTTACTGTCACGTTTGCCAAACTTGGCGCTGTCGTATCGACTTGAAGCGGGTATTCATCAGTCTGAACGGAACTTCCGTCTGACGCCAGTATTTCGGCCCTTAGTTTGTAGACTCCCTCGGAAGGAGCCGGTAGTTGAAGTTCCGCACCATAGTAGGATTTTCCACCCACTGTGATGCGATCAGTAGCCCCAAGAAGGTGGCTGGTCGCTGTCGAAACCACTGTTCCATCCGACCGAATCACCGAAATCTTTACCTTTCGGTCGATACCGGCACTCAAGGCAAACGAGATATTGCCCGTTGGGTTGGCATAGTTGGCATTCGGAGTCAGAGACCGTTGCGTACCATCTGGAGCCTTAAAGGTGTATTCCAGCAGCTCTGCATGAGCAGCACCAGCGGTAAGAACCGCCAGAGCCCCAAGCATCGCCGGAATTTTAGGCTTGAAATTGATCATCGCATTCTCCATTCGTTTTGAGTTACAAGAACCCAATGCTGGAGGTTACGGGAGGGAGTGCATAAACATGGGCTGTGGAAGTGCCCTTTTTGAGCAAATAAGGAAATAGTTGGAATTTGTTATGACTGGACTTTTTGCCAAAAAATAAGGGCAGCTTTTAGGCTGCCCCTATCACCCGTTGATTAACGGCAAGGTGTCTTTTACACCCCCAGGCCATTGCTGAGTTGCACAACAGCCGGGATGACCTTCTCTGCATGTTCCAGAGTAGCAGACATGATGGATTCCACTACGGTCGGGGAGTTGTACAGGCCCATACCGCCACCGATACCCATAGCGAAAGCCATGAGGCTCTGGCGAGCGATACCACCAACAACACCGACCAGGATCATCGCACCCGCAACGATTCGACCCAAAGTACCTTGGGTCCAATCCTTGAGAGTTACCCATACGTCGTCAAACGCTGTACCACCAGTACCAGCGTGGGCCTGATCCGGCACGAGCAGGAAGGCTACCACCATCAACCCCAGGAAGAGGAAGAGTGCGTTGTTTTTACTTGAGGCATTCGCCAACTGATTTGCGTTCATCAAGAACATCTCCTATTTGGTTGTTTCAGACTTCGGTTCGTGTTGTACCGTTTGCAGCGGTCTCAAAACTGGCTCACTTTGCGGTGTGCCATCCCCAATCACCCACCTGCGCGGTTCGATTTCGGTATAGACATACCCTGTCACGATGAGATCACCATTGGTGTCCTCCCAGGGAGCTACCCAAATCCGCATAACCTGTGCTGGTGTACGAATTGGAATCGGGCGATCCGGAAGACGCGGTGCGACATAGTTGTCAATCACCGGGTCTCCGGAGCTAGATGAGTTCGCTGAAACGTTTGAGGAACCTTCGCCATCCGCTTCCGCTTTGGCCTCGACTTCCTCTGGTTTCATTGGGCGCGGGACATTTCCGTCATTGGTTGCGGCGTAAACGTCTCGCGCTGACATACACTGAACACCATTCGGCATTCCCGGACAGCTATACTCATCCTTG comes from Providencia huaxiensis and encodes:
- the traA gene encoding TraA family conjugative transfer protein; translated protein: MVVAFLLVPDQAHAGTGGTAFDDVWVTLKDWTQGTLGRIVAGAMILVGVVGGIARQSLMAFAMGIGGGMGLYNSPTVVESIMSATLEHAEKVIPAVVQLSNGLGV
- the traV gene encoding type IV conjugative transfer system lipoprotein TraV, with product MKNLNILTRKGSSRGEAQKEQAVRSAKMLGVGAALLILSGCSTFNIGKDEYSCPGMPNGVQCMSARDVYAATNDGNVPRPMKPEEVEAKAEADGEGSSNVSANSSSSGDPVIDNYVAPRLPDRPIPIRTPAQVMRIWVAPWEDTNGDLIVTGYVYTEIEPRRWVIGDGTPQSEPVLRPLQTVQHEPKSETTK